The genomic segment TCTATGGTGACGGTGGTAGTGACATCTATCTTTACAATCTAGGTGACGGTATTGATTACATTATCGATAGCGGTGGGGGCAATGATGAGTTAATCATTGGCGCAGAAATTGCGCCGGAAAGTACAAGGATTATTTACAATAATGATAATAATGATATTTCAATTCGGTTCTTGGACTCCAGTGGGATAGAGATTCAGGATCAAGCAATCTATATTGCATTATCCCTTGAGTACGGGCCTGGAGGTGCCTTTATCAATTCGCTAGAAACGGTTCGCTTTAGTGACGGAACTACTGTCGAGCTTGCTGAGATATTGGCAAATGTTGATGCAAGTGAAGAGGCTGATGATCTGTTTGGTACTTCTGGAAATGATTCGATTAGTAGTTCTGGTGGTGCCGATGAAATTTACAGCCTAGCGGGAGATGACACGATCGATGGCGAGGAGGAGGCTGACTACATTGAAAGCGGTATTGGTAACGATACCATCACTGGCGGTATTGGTGATGATACGATTTATGATGAGTTTGGCGACGATCGGTACTTCTATAACTCAGGAGACGGCTTCGATCAAATAAATGATTTAAATGGGTTAGATACAATTATTTTTGGAGATGGAATTCTATCTGAGCATGTTAGGGTCGCCTATTATCATGAAAGCAGTCTGATTGAAATTCGTTTCCGAGATCAATATGGTAACGATATTTCTGATCAGGGCATAGATTTCTACAGACAACTTAATCTAGAGATTGAGAATGAATCTGAATGGTTTGAATTCAGTAGTGGCGAAATAATGGACTTAAGGGCACCTCCGGAAATTAACCAATTCCTGTAAACTATCGCAAAATCTTTACACACGCGAGTGACTCATGGCCCACCCCGGATTTTTCGATCTTGATGATCGCTTCAAGAAGCTGGATGAACGAGATGCTTTACTGCAGCT from the Thermodesulfovibrionia bacterium genome contains:
- a CDS encoding calcium-binding protein, with the translated sequence MGDGLDTVNDEQGVDEIVFGEGITKAGVSVRHNVEDHLIQIRFLDESEVEIAGQGIDVVESLTSQSDYLIEGLRFFNDDLVMIREFLETNDSIMGTEGADELNGYAGDDVLLGGSGDDSIYGGEGADSLSGEEGEDSLYGDGGSDIYLYNLGDGIDYIIDSGGGNDELIIGAEIAPESTRIIYNNDNNDISIRFLDSSGIEIQDQAIYIALSLEYGPGGAFINSLETVRFSDGTTVELAEILANVDASEEADDLFGTSGNDSISSSGGADEIYSLAGDDTIDGEEEADYIESGIGNDTITGGIGDDTIYDEFGDDRYFYNSGDGFDQINDLNGLDTIIFGDGILSEHVRVAYYHESSLIEIRFRDQYGNDISDQGIDFYRQLNLEIENESEWFEFSSGEIMDLRAPPEINQFL